A part of Neodiprion pinetum isolate iyNeoPine1 chromosome 4, iyNeoPine1.2, whole genome shotgun sequence genomic DNA contains:
- the LOC124216362 gene encoding zinc finger C2HC domain-containing protein 1C isoform X2, with protein MIMSQPSSRLKMVQARFQQKQMQEKEQKMLQLYDQQQQRAYQVVKRGSAGSKDSMSQQHSISKSITATRTTSTTQGGKVRQMFDERRQTTVKGIDRSYPLEPLENKPKKQIAANGGHIASKANQPGTVMRKTVTVRRTAKVEGNSGNNGENLTVSHHEEVSQESFGNGEQFGRMNVDSEYRDENHRAPPQNEVQIEEVLDEDTMERNQMLAKIHLMEYDKNLRHRVDNNLISEKFPDELLVNVTDKWSKKPAPKKLSQAEARLERFKNANARRNSATSTTTTRRSESRKRSEPNSPSPKATSRIRKNINSEPASRVSANSSANPPNRRSFPPSPSKSPDITSKRNSASQNQRQPPPTASPSPRPSSVLSQASSTTSPTRGTHSAENANRGMATKAKHPIRSAETVSASSTKGPPSARSGQSVGSSDALVSCKICGRRFAQDRVTPHEKICVKTTQKKRKQFDTVRHRVQGTELESYAKKVPATGKQAEQRAKAKKPEVKAQSNWRRKHEDFINAIRSAKQVQAHLAAGGKLSDLPPPPVSDTSDYIQCPHCGRKFNKGAAERHIPKCANMMHNKPNPRAPPKPKR; from the exons GCTCGCTTCCAGCAGAAGCAGATGCAGGAAAAAGAGCAAAAGATGTTGCAGCTTTACGatcaacaacagcaacgaGCTTACCAAGTGGTCAAAAGAGGTAGCGCTGGATCGAAGGATTCTATGTCTCAGCAGCATTCTATTTCGAAAAGCATCACCGCTACACGCACGACCAGCACTACTCAAGGAGGAAAG GTGAGACAGATGTTTGACGAACGGCGGCAGACAACGGTAAAAGGTATTGATCGTAGCTATCCATTGGAGCCGTTGGAGAACAAACCCAAGAAGCAGATCGCTGCGAACGGTGGCCACATCGCATCGAAGGCGAATCAGCCGGGTACCGTGATGCGAAAGACCGTCACTGTACGACGTACAGCTAAAGTTGAAGGCAATAGCGGAAATAATGGAGAAAATTTGACGGTTTCTCATCATGAGGAAGTAAGTCAAGAATCTTTTGGAAATGGTGAACAGTTCGGAAGAATGAATGTTGATAGCGAGTACCGTGATGAAAATCATCGAGCACCGCCGCAAAACGAA GTTCAAATCGAAGAAGTTCTCGACGAAGACACGATGGAAAGGAATCAAATGCTGGCGAAAATTCATCTAATGGAATACGATAAGAACCTAAGACATCGCGTTGATAACAATCTGATCAGCGAGAAATTTCCGGATGAGTTATTGGTCAACGTCACTGACAAGTGGTCCAAAAAACCGGCACCAAAGAAACTGTCACAAGCTGAAGCTAGGCTGGAGAGATTCAAGAATGCCAACGCGAGGAGAAACTCTGCAACCTCAACAACGACGACACGGCGTTCAGAGTCAAGGAAACGATCGGAACCTAACTCCCCATCTCCGAAAGCTACTTCTAG aatacgaaaaaatattaattctgAGCCAGCTAGCAGAGTGTCTGCGAACTCTTCTGCTAATCCACCAAACAGACGGAGTTTTCCCCCATCACCGTCAAAGAGTCCAGACATCACATCGAAG CGGAATTCAGCGAGTCAGAATCAAAGGCAACCGCCGCCAACCGCGAGTCCTTCACCACGACCTTCATCAGTCCTGTCCCAGGCCTCCAGTACGACTAGCCCTACGCGTGGTACGCACTCTGCGGAGAACGCGAACCGAGGAATGGCTACCAAGGCAAAGCATCCTATACGGTCAGCTGAAACGGTATCAGCATCGAGTACGAAAGGACCGCCGTCGGCAAGAAGTGGCCAAAGTGTCGGAAGCAG CGATGCACTTGTATCGTGCAAGATTTGTGGGCGTCGGTTTGCTCAGGACAGGGTAACGCCCCATGAAAAAATCTGCGTCAAGACAACGCAGAAGAAACGCAAGCAATTCGATACGGTACGACACCGAGTCCAAGGCACCGAACTCGAATCTTACGCGAAGAAAGTTCCTGCAACGGGGAAACAAGCAGAG CAACGAGCAAAGGCGAAGAAACCGGAAGTGAAAGCTCAATCAAACTGGCGACGAAAACACGAAGACTTTATCAACGCCATCCGATCAGCGAAACAAGTTCAAGCCCATCTTGCCGCAGGCGGAAAACTTAGCGACTTGCCACCTCCACCGGTCAGTGACACGAGTGATTACATCCAGTGTCCTCACTGTGGTCGAAAATTCAACAAGGGTGCTGCGGAACGTCACATTCCCAAATGTGCAAATATGATGCACAATAAACCAAACCCCAGAGCACCTCCGAAACCGAAACGCTAA
- the LOC124216362 gene encoding zinc finger C2HC domain-containing protein 1C isoform X3, protein MIMSQPSSRLKMARFQQKQMQEKEQKMLQLYDQQQQRAYQVVKRGSAGSKDSMSQQHSISKSITATRTTSTTQGGKVRQMFDERRQTTVKGIDRSYPLEPLENKPKKQIAANGGHIASKANQPGTVMRKTVTVRRTAKVEGNSGNNGENLTVSHHEEVSQESFGNGEQFGRMNVDSEYRDENHRAPPQNEVQIEEVLDEDTMERNQMLAKIHLMEYDKNLRHRVDNNLISEKFPDELLVNVTDKWSKKPAPKKLSQAEARLERFKNANARRNSATSTTTTRRSESRKRSEPNSPSPKATSRIRKNINSEPASRVSANSSANPPNRRSFPPSPSKSPDITSKRNSASQNQRQPPPTASPSPRPSSVLSQASSTTSPTRGTHSAENANRGMATKAKHPIRSAETVSASSTKGPPSARSGQSVGSSDALVSCKICGRRFAQDRVTPHEKICVKTTQKKRKQFDTVRHRVQGTELESYAKKVPATGKQAEQRAKAKKPEVKAQSNWRRKHEDFINAIRSAKQVQAHLAAGGKLSDLPPPPVSDTSDYIQCPHCGRKFNKGAAERHIPKCANMMHNKPNPRAPPKPKR, encoded by the exons GCTCGCTTCCAGCAGAAGCAGATGCAGGAAAAAGAGCAAAAGATGTTGCAGCTTTACGatcaacaacagcaacgaGCTTACCAAGTGGTCAAAAGAGGTAGCGCTGGATCGAAGGATTCTATGTCTCAGCAGCATTCTATTTCGAAAAGCATCACCGCTACACGCACGACCAGCACTACTCAAGGAGGAAAG GTGAGACAGATGTTTGACGAACGGCGGCAGACAACGGTAAAAGGTATTGATCGTAGCTATCCATTGGAGCCGTTGGAGAACAAACCCAAGAAGCAGATCGCTGCGAACGGTGGCCACATCGCATCGAAGGCGAATCAGCCGGGTACCGTGATGCGAAAGACCGTCACTGTACGACGTACAGCTAAAGTTGAAGGCAATAGCGGAAATAATGGAGAAAATTTGACGGTTTCTCATCATGAGGAAGTAAGTCAAGAATCTTTTGGAAATGGTGAACAGTTCGGAAGAATGAATGTTGATAGCGAGTACCGTGATGAAAATCATCGAGCACCGCCGCAAAACGAA GTTCAAATCGAAGAAGTTCTCGACGAAGACACGATGGAAAGGAATCAAATGCTGGCGAAAATTCATCTAATGGAATACGATAAGAACCTAAGACATCGCGTTGATAACAATCTGATCAGCGAGAAATTTCCGGATGAGTTATTGGTCAACGTCACTGACAAGTGGTCCAAAAAACCGGCACCAAAGAAACTGTCACAAGCTGAAGCTAGGCTGGAGAGATTCAAGAATGCCAACGCGAGGAGAAACTCTGCAACCTCAACAACGACGACACGGCGTTCAGAGTCAAGGAAACGATCGGAACCTAACTCCCCATCTCCGAAAGCTACTTCTAG aatacgaaaaaatattaattctgAGCCAGCTAGCAGAGTGTCTGCGAACTCTTCTGCTAATCCACCAAACAGACGGAGTTTTCCCCCATCACCGTCAAAGAGTCCAGACATCACATCGAAG CGGAATTCAGCGAGTCAGAATCAAAGGCAACCGCCGCCAACCGCGAGTCCTTCACCACGACCTTCATCAGTCCTGTCCCAGGCCTCCAGTACGACTAGCCCTACGCGTGGTACGCACTCTGCGGAGAACGCGAACCGAGGAATGGCTACCAAGGCAAAGCATCCTATACGGTCAGCTGAAACGGTATCAGCATCGAGTACGAAAGGACCGCCGTCGGCAAGAAGTGGCCAAAGTGTCGGAAGCAG CGATGCACTTGTATCGTGCAAGATTTGTGGGCGTCGGTTTGCTCAGGACAGGGTAACGCCCCATGAAAAAATCTGCGTCAAGACAACGCAGAAGAAACGCAAGCAATTCGATACGGTACGACACCGAGTCCAAGGCACCGAACTCGAATCTTACGCGAAGAAAGTTCCTGCAACGGGGAAACAAGCAGAG CAACGAGCAAAGGCGAAGAAACCGGAAGTGAAAGCTCAATCAAACTGGCGACGAAAACACGAAGACTTTATCAACGCCATCCGATCAGCGAAACAAGTTCAAGCCCATCTTGCCGCAGGCGGAAAACTTAGCGACTTGCCACCTCCACCGGTCAGTGACACGAGTGATTACATCCAGTGTCCTCACTGTGGTCGAAAATTCAACAAGGGTGCTGCGGAACGTCACATTCCCAAATGTGCAAATATGATGCACAATAAACCAAACCCCAGAGCACCTCCGAAACCGAAACGCTAA
- the LOC124216362 gene encoding zinc finger C2HC domain-containing protein 1C isoform X1, with protein MDVENYWTAQGLTSSIVKLNNMARFQQKQMQEKEQKMLQLYDQQQQRAYQVVKRGSAGSKDSMSQQHSISKSITATRTTSTTQGGKVRQMFDERRQTTVKGIDRSYPLEPLENKPKKQIAANGGHIASKANQPGTVMRKTVTVRRTAKVEGNSGNNGENLTVSHHEEVSQESFGNGEQFGRMNVDSEYRDENHRAPPQNEVQIEEVLDEDTMERNQMLAKIHLMEYDKNLRHRVDNNLISEKFPDELLVNVTDKWSKKPAPKKLSQAEARLERFKNANARRNSATSTTTTRRSESRKRSEPNSPSPKATSRIRKNINSEPASRVSANSSANPPNRRSFPPSPSKSPDITSKRNSASQNQRQPPPTASPSPRPSSVLSQASSTTSPTRGTHSAENANRGMATKAKHPIRSAETVSASSTKGPPSARSGQSVGSSDALVSCKICGRRFAQDRVTPHEKICVKTTQKKRKQFDTVRHRVQGTELESYAKKVPATGKQAEQRAKAKKPEVKAQSNWRRKHEDFINAIRSAKQVQAHLAAGGKLSDLPPPPVSDTSDYIQCPHCGRKFNKGAAERHIPKCANMMHNKPNPRAPPKPKR; from the exons GCTCGCTTCCAGCAGAAGCAGATGCAGGAAAAAGAGCAAAAGATGTTGCAGCTTTACGatcaacaacagcaacgaGCTTACCAAGTGGTCAAAAGAGGTAGCGCTGGATCGAAGGATTCTATGTCTCAGCAGCATTCTATTTCGAAAAGCATCACCGCTACACGCACGACCAGCACTACTCAAGGAGGAAAG GTGAGACAGATGTTTGACGAACGGCGGCAGACAACGGTAAAAGGTATTGATCGTAGCTATCCATTGGAGCCGTTGGAGAACAAACCCAAGAAGCAGATCGCTGCGAACGGTGGCCACATCGCATCGAAGGCGAATCAGCCGGGTACCGTGATGCGAAAGACCGTCACTGTACGACGTACAGCTAAAGTTGAAGGCAATAGCGGAAATAATGGAGAAAATTTGACGGTTTCTCATCATGAGGAAGTAAGTCAAGAATCTTTTGGAAATGGTGAACAGTTCGGAAGAATGAATGTTGATAGCGAGTACCGTGATGAAAATCATCGAGCACCGCCGCAAAACGAA GTTCAAATCGAAGAAGTTCTCGACGAAGACACGATGGAAAGGAATCAAATGCTGGCGAAAATTCATCTAATGGAATACGATAAGAACCTAAGACATCGCGTTGATAACAATCTGATCAGCGAGAAATTTCCGGATGAGTTATTGGTCAACGTCACTGACAAGTGGTCCAAAAAACCGGCACCAAAGAAACTGTCACAAGCTGAAGCTAGGCTGGAGAGATTCAAGAATGCCAACGCGAGGAGAAACTCTGCAACCTCAACAACGACGACACGGCGTTCAGAGTCAAGGAAACGATCGGAACCTAACTCCCCATCTCCGAAAGCTACTTCTAG aatacgaaaaaatattaattctgAGCCAGCTAGCAGAGTGTCTGCGAACTCTTCTGCTAATCCACCAAACAGACGGAGTTTTCCCCCATCACCGTCAAAGAGTCCAGACATCACATCGAAG CGGAATTCAGCGAGTCAGAATCAAAGGCAACCGCCGCCAACCGCGAGTCCTTCACCACGACCTTCATCAGTCCTGTCCCAGGCCTCCAGTACGACTAGCCCTACGCGTGGTACGCACTCTGCGGAGAACGCGAACCGAGGAATGGCTACCAAGGCAAAGCATCCTATACGGTCAGCTGAAACGGTATCAGCATCGAGTACGAAAGGACCGCCGTCGGCAAGAAGTGGCCAAAGTGTCGGAAGCAG CGATGCACTTGTATCGTGCAAGATTTGTGGGCGTCGGTTTGCTCAGGACAGGGTAACGCCCCATGAAAAAATCTGCGTCAAGACAACGCAGAAGAAACGCAAGCAATTCGATACGGTACGACACCGAGTCCAAGGCACCGAACTCGAATCTTACGCGAAGAAAGTTCCTGCAACGGGGAAACAAGCAGAG CAACGAGCAAAGGCGAAGAAACCGGAAGTGAAAGCTCAATCAAACTGGCGACGAAAACACGAAGACTTTATCAACGCCATCCGATCAGCGAAACAAGTTCAAGCCCATCTTGCCGCAGGCGGAAAACTTAGCGACTTGCCACCTCCACCGGTCAGTGACACGAGTGATTACATCCAGTGTCCTCACTGTGGTCGAAAATTCAACAAGGGTGCTGCGGAACGTCACATTCCCAAATGTGCAAATATGATGCACAATAAACCAAACCCCAGAGCACCTCCGAAACCGAAACGCTAA